Genomic segment of Candidatus Eisenbacteria bacterium:
GGCCGAGGCGCTGACCACCGGTCCGAGGTAGTTCTCCCGTTTCTCGGTGGGACCGACCGTCATCGTTGCCACTTGAGCCTTGAGCCGCTCCAGGAATTCGTCGTAGAGCCGCTCGTGAACGATCGCGCGCGAGCACGCCGAGCACTTTTGGCCCTGAAAGCCGAACGCCCCCGCATAGACGCCCTTCACGCCGGCTTCCAGGTCCGAGTCCTCGTGCAGGATCGTGAAATCCTTTCCCCCCATTTCGAGGATCGCGCGCTTGATCCAGATTTGCCCTTGCCGCACTTTGGCCGCGCGCTCAGTGATCCCGACCCCGACCTCCTTGGAGCCGGTGAACGCCACGAATCGGACGCGCGGATGCTCTACGAGCGCATCCCCGATGCTTCCCCCCGGGCCGGGAAGAAAATTGAGAACACCGGCGGGGACCCCCGCCTCCTCCAGAATCTCGAATAGTTTCCACGCGACGAGCGGTGAGTCGCTGCTCGGTTTCAAGACGGCGGTGTTCCCCGTGACGATCGTCGCGGCGGTCATGCCCATCGCGATCGCGCAGGGAAAATTCCAGGGTGGGATCACGACGCCGACGCCGAGCGGGATGTAGACGAGCTCGTTATTCTCGCCGGGGTTCGGCGTGAGCGGCTGCGGGCCGCCCCATCGCATCATCTCGCGCGCATAGAACTCGCAAAAATCAATCGCCTCGGCGGTGTCGCCGTCCGCCTCGGTCCAATTCTTCCCCACCTCGAGCACCATCGTGGCGTTCATGTCGTGGCGGCGCCGGCGCAGCAGTCCCGCCGCGCGCAGCAGCACGTTGGCGCGCTCCTCGGAGGGCATCCAGCGCCACGACTCGAACGCCTTCTCCGCGGCTAGGACCGCGTCGTTCACGTGCTCGACCGTCGCCTTCGAGAA
This window contains:
- the pruA gene encoding L-glutamate gamma-semialdehyde dehydrogenase, encoding MLPEFHSAAMLDYSRSDVETGMREALGQVRSKFGATYPLVIGGKRITTKETFQSKNPANPSECVGNFSKATVEHVNDAVLAAEKAFESWRWMPSEERANVLLRAAGLLRRRRHDMNATMVLEVGKNWTEADGDTAEAIDFCEFYAREMMRWGGPQPLTPNPGENNELVYIPLGVGVVIPPWNFPCAIAMGMTAATIVTGNTAVLKPSSDSPLVAWKLFEILEEAGVPAGVLNFLPGPGGSIGDALVEHPRVRFVAFTGSKEVGVGITERAAKVRQGQIWIKRAILEMGGKDFTILHEDSDLEAGVKGVYAGAFGFQGQKCSACSRAIVHERLYDEFLERLKAQVATMTVGPTEKRENYLGPVVSASAEKKILEYMELGKGEGRLITGGAKHSGPGYFLKPTVFADVKPQARIAQEEIFGPVLAVLKARSFEEEVEIANGTIYGLTGAYYGRDRALLLEAKRRLHVGNLYLNRKCTGALVGIHPFGGFNMSGTDSKAGGRDYLGLFLQAKSIAELVG